A stretch of the Sebaldella sp. S0638 genome encodes the following:
- a CDS encoding sodium:alanine symporter family protein, with protein sequence MENFIQLLNKINDFVWGLPLIILLLGTGIYYTFLLKGLQFRKLGHSLYLAFIKRKEEGNSGEGDISHFQALMTALAGTVGTGNIAGVAGAISVGGPGALFWMWMTGFFGMATKYSEAVLAVKYRKVDENGNMIGGPMYYLQEGLNSKFLGVLFAIFAVIASFGIGNTVQVSEVASAMKTSFNVDQRITGLILLVLTGSVILGGIQRIGRFTSAIVPTMIIFYVVSSLIIIFMHYDKVIPAFILIFKSAFIPQAAIGGTFGALLSKTIQKGVSRGIFSNESGLGSSPIAAAAAKTNDPVSQALVSMTQTFIDTIIVCTMTGLIIVMSGATEGTGAVLTERAFSILLPGELGGIIVTVSLIFFAYSTILGWAYYGEKALEYLAGEKSIMVYRIVFTLAIYLGIIFSKGVWVFSDIANGLMALPNLIGLLFLAKVVKSETNRFLNK encoded by the coding sequence ATGGAGAATTTTATTCAGTTGTTAAATAAAATTAATGACTTCGTCTGGGGGTTACCCCTCATAATACTGCTGCTTGGAACAGGGATATATTACACGTTCCTGCTGAAAGGGCTTCAGTTTAGAAAACTTGGTCATTCATTATATTTAGCATTTATCAAAAGAAAAGAAGAAGGAAACAGCGGAGAAGGAGATATTTCACACTTTCAGGCATTAATGACTGCACTTGCAGGAACTGTGGGAACTGGTAATATCGCAGGAGTTGCCGGAGCAATATCTGTAGGCGGTCCGGGTGCATTATTCTGGATGTGGATGACAGGATTTTTCGGTATGGCTACTAAATACAGCGAAGCTGTCCTTGCGGTGAAGTATAGAAAAGTTGATGAAAACGGAAATATGATCGGCGGTCCTATGTACTATCTTCAGGAAGGGCTTAACTCAAAATTTCTCGGGGTACTATTTGCAATATTTGCTGTTATTGCCTCATTCGGTATAGGTAATACTGTTCAGGTATCAGAAGTAGCCTCTGCCATGAAAACGAGTTTTAATGTAGATCAGAGAATCACAGGACTCATTCTTCTTGTTCTCACAGGTTCGGTTATCCTTGGGGGAATTCAGAGAATAGGACGTTTTACATCTGCCATAGTACCCACAATGATTATTTTTTATGTGGTAAGTTCTCTTATTATTATATTTATGCATTATGACAAAGTAATTCCCGCATTTATTCTGATTTTTAAATCGGCATTTATTCCACAGGCGGCTATCGGAGGGACATTTGGTGCTCTTCTTAGTAAGACCATACAAAAAGGTGTCTCACGTGGTATATTTTCCAATGAGTCGGGTCTGGGAAGTTCTCCTATTGCTGCAGCTGCAGCAAAAACAAATGATCCTGTTTCACAGGCACTTGTTTCAATGACACAGACTTTTATTGATACTATTATAGTTTGTACCATGACAGGTCTTATTATAGTTATGAGCGGAGCTACAGAAGGTACAGGAGCAGTTCTCACGGAAAGAGCCTTTAGTATTCTTCTGCCGGGAGAATTGGGAGGAATTATAGTTACTGTAAGTTTGATATTTTTTGCTTACTCCACAATACTCGGCTGGGCATATTACGGTGAAAAAGCACTTGAGTACCTCGCAGGAGAAAAATCTATCATGGTCTACAGAATTGTTTTTACACTTGCGATTTATCTCGGGATAATATTCAGCAAGGGCGTCTGGGTATTTTCCGACATTGCCAATGGTCTGATGGCGCTTCCGAACCTTATAGGTCTTTTATTCCTTGCCAAAGTGGTAAAAAGTGAAACAAACAGATTTCTGAATAAATAA